A single window of Aspergillus puulaauensis MK2 DNA, chromosome 5, nearly complete sequence DNA harbors:
- a CDS encoding TauD/TfdA dioxygenase family protein (COG:I;~EggNog:ENOG410PMTP;~InterPro:IPR042098,IPR003819;~PFAM:PF02668;~go_function: GO:0016491 - oxidoreductase activity [Evidence IEA];~go_process: GO:0055114 - oxidation-reduction process [Evidence IEA]): MTLSVTTETAVPAAEGRGRVPLKLSGALDAYESFDVTPVIGREFPNASVKDFLCAPNSDELLRDLAITISQRGVVFFRKQDDLTDSLQKELAQRLGQLSGKPKTSGLHIHPVANSRRKVSVKDDEISVINSQEGKKLYKSRVTRHQTARKEWHSDITFEPIPSDFTMLRLTVLPRTGGDTLWASGYEVYDRLSPPYQKFLEGLTATFSQPQFNQFAKDSGFEVFKGPRGAPENFGEELRAEHPVIRTNPVTGWKSVFAVGTHVEKINGLTDEESKHLSDWFVNLIMENHDLQVRFRWQNPNDLAIWDNRSTYHAATWDYEDVGPRAGHRAVSLGEVPFYDPNSTGRREALEKGE; encoded by the exons ATGACTCTTTCTGTTACCACCGAGACCGCAGTCCCTGCTGCAGAAGGCCGTGGACGAGTGCCTTTGAAGCTAAGTGGTGCTCTGGATGCTTATGAGTCTTTTGATGTCACACCAGTCATTGGACGCGAGTTTCCCAACGCAAGCGTAAAGGACTTCCTGTGTGCTCCGAACTCTGATGAACTGCTTCGAGATCTTGCCATTACTA TTTCCCAGCGCGGAGTAGTCTTCTTCCGGAAGCAGGATGATCTGACTGACAGCTTGCAAAAAGAACTCGCGCAGCGACTTGGACAGCTGTCGGGAAAGCCAAAGACATCTGGATTACATATTCACCCAGTTGCCAACTCACGCCGAAAGGTAAGCGTCAAGGATGACGAGATCAGCGTGATCAACTCGCAGGAGGGGAAAAAGCTGTACAAATCGCGTGTTACCCGGCACCAGACCGCCAGAAAGGAGTGGCATAGCGACATTACTTTTGAACCCATTCCGAGCGACTTTACAATGTTGCGTTTGACCGTTCTCCCAAGGACTGGCGGTG ATACTCTGTGGGCTTCGGGATACGAGGTATATGACCGGCTCTCACCACCTTACCAGAAATTCCTGGAAGGGTTGACTGCAACGTTTTCGCAGCCCCAATTCAACCAATTTGCGAAGGATAGCGGCTTCGAGGTTTTCAAGGGCCCTCGCGGTGCCCCTGAGAATTTCGGGGAAGAGCTGCGTGCTGAGCACCCAGTGATCCGCACCAACCCTGTTACAGGATGGAAGAGTGTCTTTGCCGTCGGCACTCATGTCGAGAAAATCAACGGGCTGACCGATGAAGAGAGTAAACATCTCTCCGACTGGTTCGTAAACTTGATCATGGAGAATCATGATCTGCAAGTGCGCTTCCGTTGGCAAAACCCGAATGATCTCG CGATCTGGGATAACCGGTCCACATATCACGCAGCGACCTGGGACTACGAAGATGTTGGTCCACGGGCTGGTCACCGCGCTGTCAGTCTAGGAGAAGTGCCGTTTTATGACCCAAATAGCACTGGAAGACGCGAAGCACTGGAGAAAGGCGAATAA
- a CDS encoding uncharacterized protein (COG:V;~EggNog:ENOG410PN7G;~InterPro:IPR036291,IPR001509;~PFAM:PF01073,PF01370;~SECRETED:SignalP(1-20);~go_function: GO:0003824 - catalytic activity [Evidence IEA]): protein MSKGLIFMTGASGLIGSAAALEALKAGYQLRVCLRRPSDRLQTVLSKYSKQVEFITIPDLTDELAFSDKLDGVEFVLHLASPLPRGTDKEAYFTPAVKGTTALLKAAAQVPSIKKVVITSSLAAFVPLAGVPNGGVIQEDNDWDFSVDENGSFEVPENPAATAFQLYRASKLLANAATWDFWRTAKPQYALVTLHPAFVYGENLMQTSAEGIRGGSNEALWGFIMEGTPTGYMTAVHVQDVAEAHIRALDPKIVDGSKYLLAGKNGTVPEVARFVQKLYPDAGAVITEDAQGITSPVNTAKAETELGIQWRSFEAMVQDMMAQQLGFRRNASE, encoded by the exons ATGTCTAAGGGATTAATCTTCATGACTGGGGCGTCTGGCCTTATTGGCAGCGCCGCTGCCTTGGAAGCTCTAAAGGCCGGATATCAACTTCGAGTTTGTCTTCGCAGGCCATCGGACCGACTGCAGACAGTGTTGTCAAAGTATAGCAAGCAAGTCGAATTTATTACCATTCCAGATCTCACCGATGAGCTGGCATTCAGTGACAAGCTGGACGGTGTGGAGTTTGTGCTCCACCTTGCatcccctcttcctcgtggCACCGACAAGGAGGCGTACTTCACTCCAGCGGTGAAAGGGACGACTGCCTTGCTGAAAGCGGCGGCCCAGGTACCGAGCATCAAGAAGGTTGTTATTACCTCATCCCTGGCTGCTTTTGTTCCATTGGCTGGTGTTCCAAATGGTGGAGTTATCCAAG AGGACAATGACTGGGACTTCTCAGTGGATGAAAATGGAAGCTTCGAGGTCCCTGAGAACCCGGCTGCAACAGCCTTCCAACTGTATAGGGCTTCTAAGCTGCTCGCAAACGCTGCAACCTGGGACTTCTGGCGAACAGCCAAGCCGCAGTACGCCTTGGTCACGCTGCACCCAGCATTTGTGTATGGCGAGAATCTTATGCAAACATCCGCCGAGGGAATCAGGGGAGGCTCCAACGAGGCTCTATGGGGATTCATCATGGAAGGTACCCCGACGGGATATATGACGGCAGTACATGTTCAAGATGTGGCTGAAGCGCATATCAGAGCGTTGGATCCGAAGATAGTGGACGGCTCGAAATACCTGCTTGCTGGGAAGAATGGTACCGTGCCAGAGGTTGCGCGGTTTGTGCAAAAGCTCTACCCAGATGCTGGAGCGGTCATCACCGAGGATGCCCAAGGCATTACGAGCCCAGTCAATACGGCTAAAGCGGAGACGGAGCTTGGGATTCAATGGCGCTCGTTCGAGGCCATGGTGCAGGATATGATGGCTCAGCAGCTTGGCTTTCGCAGGAATGCATCGGAATAG
- a CDS encoding uncharacterized protein (COG:G;~EggNog:ENOG410QDIV;~InterPro:IPR020846,IPR011701,IPR036259;~PFAM:PF07690;~TransMembrane:12 (i55-73o93-115i122-141o147-172i184-205o217-238i291-315o321-343i355-376o382-402i414-435o447-466i);~go_function: GO:0022857 - transmembrane transporter activity [Evidence IEA];~go_process: GO:0055085 - transmembrane transport [Evidence IEA]): MAIKGTELENVEEFIENVDDAAVEQGVAIPTDSKCVEEFTEDEQKRIIHKVDRRLVTGLGLLMGMCLMDRTNLGSTSIAGMTEDLGLQSGSRYSLVLLIFFIPYVLVQLPVNAIAQHVSPRYFSSGAALCWGVLLVGAAFVEKWWHLMIIRALLGAFESGLFAALLPLLSSWYTRYDVHKRFSISYFISIFISALGPVLACGFMQMDGLSGLAGWRYIFLMEGVLNFAAAIIGWLLLVEYPLGSHKCWMFLTQEEEAFIIRHIDADRADAAEQIEFNLRDFLRPAKYWKAFTYPMMFLLSTCVSYSIAFFLPIILESKLKYGVTAAQGLSTPPYVAAGIWMYFTAWLGDKYRIRGPIIICNSVLSIIGLCLLGWVASPGVQYFGVVLVTAGCNATIPTDLAWQANNIRGKWKRSFCNALLLMGGGIGGVVGSLVFRSQDAPTYRPGIQASIVASFITMAIAIALMLRMHALNNMAAAGAIVLEELPGFKYTL, from the exons ATGGCTATCAAAGGCACAGAACTGGAGAACGTTGAAGAATTTATCGAGAATGTTGACGATGCCGCTGTTGAGCAGGGAGTTGCGATCCCAACCGATTCCAAATGTGTGGAAGAGTTTACCGAGGACGAACAGAAAAGGATCATTCACAAGGTCGACCGTCGACTTGTGACTGGGTTGGGGCTTCTCATGGGCATGTGTCTTATGGACAGGACCAATCTTGGCTCAACTTCCATTGCTGG AATGACGGAGGATCTAGGTCTACAGAGCGGCTCAAGATAT TCACTTGTGCTCTTGATATTTTTCATACCTTATGTGCTGGTACAATTGCCGGTTAATGCTATTGCGCAACATGTCAGCCCTAGATATTTCTCCAGTGGCGCCGCACTGTGCTGGGGTGTACTTCTGGTG GGCGCGGCATTCGTCGAAAAATGGTGGCACCTCATGATTATTCGGGCCTTACTCGGGGCATTTGAATCCGGCTTGTTTGCAGCACTCCTTCCTTTGTTATCTTCTTGGTATACCCGATACGATGTGCATAAGCGGTTCTCGATCAGCTACTTCATAAGCATTTTTATATCCGCCCTCGGACCAGTTCTGGCCTGCGGGTTCATGCAGATGGATGGATTGAGTGGCCTTGCTGGCTGGAGATACATCTTTTTAATGGAAGGGGTCCTCAATTTTGCTGCCGCTATCATCGGTTGGCTATTGCTTGTTGAGTACCCCCTAGGCTCTCACAAATGCTGGATGTTCTTGAcacaggaggaggaggcattCATAATCCGCCATATAGATGCTGACCGTGCGGATGCCGCTGAACAAATCGAGTTCAACCTTCGTGATTTCCTACGTCCCGCCAAATATTGGAAAGCCTTTACTTACCCTATGATGTTTTT ACTATCGACTTGCGTTTCTTACTCCATTGCATTTTTCCTGCCTATTATTCTTGAATCTAAACTCAAGTATGGAGTGACCGCGGCACAAGGATTGTCGACTCCCCCATATGTCGCGGCGGGTATCTGGATGTATTTTACCGCCTGGCTCGGCGACAAATACCGCATCCGTGGACCCATCATTATATGTAATTCAGTTCTGTCTATTATTGGTCTGTGCCTTCTTGGCTGGGTTGCATCTCCAGGGGTGCAATACTTTGGGGTGGTTCTTGTCACTGCAGGTTGCAACGCAACTATTCCAACGGACTTGGCCTGGCAGGCCAATAATATCCGCGGTAAATGGAAACGCTCCTTCTGCAACGCTTTGCTCCTCATGGGTGGTGGAATTGGTGGTGTCGTCGGTTCTTTGGTATTTCGTTCTCAGGACGCGCCTACCTATCGCCCTGGAATTCAAGCCTCTATTGT GGCAAGCTTTatcaccatggccattgCAATAGCTCTAATGCTACGAATGCATGCCCTCAACAATATGGCCGCCGCTGGAGCTATCGTTCTGGAAGAGCTACCCGGATTTAAATACACGCTGTGA
- a CDS encoding TDT family transporter (COG:P;~EggNog:ENOG410PI7D;~InterPro:IPR004695,IPR038665;~PFAM:PF03595;~TransMembrane:10 (i54-72o78-103i123-147o153-177i189-211o217-246i258-280o300-328i340-359o365-384i);~go_component: GO:0016021 - integral component of membrane [Evidence IEA];~go_process: GO:0055085 - transmembrane transport [Evidence IEA]) — MAHASMLHQVASIVPETQQVADQKEMPTAEIPETFERSKHDVGWRKVVRNFTPAWFSVNMGTGIVSILLNTLPYNGQWLYYLSIIIFVLNVAYFTVFLAVTLLRYILYPEIFRVMVTHPVQSLFLGTFPMGLATIINMFCFVCVSRWGDGAAYFIWAVWVFDAVVSVLVAIGIPFLLTTRKNGLDLSSMTAAWLLPVVSCVVAAASGSIVADVLPDAQLALATILASYILWGIGVPLAMMIMGIYLQRLTFHKLPPKGMLVSVFLPLGPLGQGSFGIQQLGKSALTIFPKTSTLSASTGAIFYSVGVLIGILLWAFGLVWLSFAVATLIKSRKFPFNMGWWALTFPLGVFTTSTCTIGQELPSRFFSVLGTILSVMVVILWLVVSYHTSRGIIRGDIFVAPCLKDLGRANV; from the exons ATGGCCCATGCTTCCATGCTCCACCAGGTCGCCTCGATAGTCCCAGAAACTCAACAGGTTGCCGATCAGAAAGAGATGCCAACAGCAGAAATCCCAGAGACTTTCGAGAGATCGAAACACGATGTCGGTTGGCGCAAGGTTGTCCGGAATTTTACGCCAGC CTGGTTCTCCGTGAATATGGGAACAGGAATCGTGTCAATCCTCCTCAACACTCTCCCATACAACGGACAGTGGCTTTACtacctctccatcatcattTTCGTCTTGAACGTGGCGTATTTCACAGTCTTTCTGGCTGTTACTCTCCTGCGCTACATCTTGTATCCGGAAATCTTCAGGGTTATGGTCACTCATCCAGTTCAATCACTCTTTCTGGGTACGTTCCCAATGGGGCTTGCCACAATAATCAATATGTTCTGCTTTGTTTGTGTATCGCGCTGGGGTGATGGTGCAGCCTATTTCATTTGGGCAGTGTGGGTTTTCGATGCAGTGGTATCGGTCCTGGTTGCTATAGGAATACCGTTTCTACT AACAACGAGGAAGAATGGACTCGACCTTTCCTCTATGACTGCTGCTTGGCTTCTGCCAGTCGTCTCGTGTGTTGTGGCGGCGGCGTCGGGTTCCATTGTTGCAGACGTTTTGCCGGACGCACAACTTGCCCTTGCTACTATCCTGGCAAGCTATATTCTCTGGGGAATCGGTGTACCTCTCGCGATGATGATCATGGGTATATATTTGCAACGCCTGACGTTTCACAAGCTTCCACCGAAAGGAATGCTTGTAAGCGTGTTTCTCCCCCTGGGTCCACTTGGACAGGGTAGTTTCGG TATCCAACAACTTGGAAAAAGTGCCCTGACAATTTTTCCAAAGACGAGTACCCTGAGTGCTTCAACCGGTGCAATATTCTATAGCGTCGGAGTTTTGATCGGAATCTTACTATGGGCCTTTGGCCTGGTTTGGCTCTCCTTTGCAGTTGCGACGTTGATCAAGTCGAGGAAATTCCCTTTCAACATGGGATGGTGGGCTTTGACCTTCCCATTGGGAGTGTTTACCACTTCCACCTGCACCATAGGCCAGGAGTTGCCTTCGCGCTTTTTTTCAGTGCTTGGGACA ATACTCTCTGTCATGGTTGTGATTCTTTGGCTGGTGGTTAGTTACCACACTTCTCGCGGCATCATCCGGGGTGATATTTTCGTTGCTCCTTGTCTTAAGGATCTGGGAAGAGCTAACGTCTAA
- a CDS encoding uncharacterized protein (COG:S;~EggNog:ENOG410PZ3I;~TransMembrane:1 (i31-50o)) encodes MAVSIAAQLAHPSVRHFSGYRPRPRSRTARAVAMSYLISGVVIPFIPPALETLRQKNSEFPDSKKPHPPLCFHAR; translated from the exons ATGGCTGTAAGTATAGCTGCTCAGCTCGCTCACCCTTCTGTCCGGCACTTCTCCGGCTATCGGCCGCGCCCCCGTAGCCGCACGGCTCGCGCGGTTGCCATGAGCTACCTCATATCCGGTGTGGTAATCCCTTTCATCCCGCCTGCGCTTGAAACCCTGCGGCAGAAGAACTCGGAATTCCCAGACAGCAAAAA GCCTCACCCCCCTCTCTGCTTTCACGCACGCTAG
- a CDS encoding uncharacterized protein (COG:Q;~EggNog:ENOG410PHGE;~InterPro:IPR036291,IPR002347;~go_process: GO:0055114 - oxidation-reduction process [Evidence IEA]), translated as MDELDRLAAEICKTTDHVDILFANAGADWGKKFDTHPEKMFSKVMDLNVKSVFYIIPR; from the coding sequence ATGGACGAGTTGGACCGTCTAGCTGCTGAAATTTGTAAAACCACAGACCATGTCGACATCCTGTTTGCCAATGCCGGCGCAGACTGGGGCAAAAAGTTCGATACCCACCCCGAGAAGATGTTCTCGAAGGTTATGGATCTGAATGTGAAGAGTGTATTCTACATCATCCCGAGGTAA
- a CDS encoding glutathione S-transferase family protein (COG:O;~EggNog:ENOG410Q1FD;~InterPro:IPR036249,IPR040079,IPR036282,IPR010987, IPR004045,IPR004046;~PFAM:PF13409,PF00043,PF14497,PF13417,PF13410, PF02798;~go_function: GO:0005515 - protein binding [Evidence IEA];~go_process: GO:0006749 - glutathione metabolic process [Evidence IEA]), with product MCTSSTISPDITLYTWATANGVKASITLEELCLPYKTEPIDIGTNIQKEEWFLKINPNGRIPALVDGSQRVFESCSIMLYLADKYDTDRKISYAPGTPEYTEQVSWLMFQVGGIGPMQGQANHFRLAASVRSDYGIKRYIDETKRLYSVLEYRLKESPYLAGSKYTIADIASYTWVIRSPELLEIDLSEFPALKKWVDEIGRRAAVQKGADVPRLDRTDEQRKEFIRNARARIDGMTNSDKN from the exons ATGtgcacctcctccaccatctcgcCTGACATAACCCTCTATACCTGGGCCACTGCAAACGGCGTGAAGGCCTCCATCACCCTGGAGGAGCTCTGCCTGCCCTACAAGACTGAGCCGATCGATATTGGAACCAACATTCAGAAGGAGGA GTGGTTCTTGAAAATTAACCCTAATGGCCGCATCCCTGCCCTTGTCGACGGTTCACAGCGCGTTTTCGAGAGCTGCTCCATTATGCTTTACCTCGCCGATAAATACGACACCGACCGCAAGATCAGCTATGCGCCCGGCACTCCGGAGTACACGGAGCAGGTATCCTGGCTGATGTTCCAGGTGGGCGGCATTGGTCCCATGCAGG gCCAAGCAAACCACTTCCGACTTGCCGCTAGTGTCCGATCTGACTACGGCATCAAGCGGTACATTGACGAGACCAAGCGCCTTTACTCGGTCCTAGAATACCGTCTGAAGGAAAGCCCTTACCTTGCAGGCTCCAAGTACACAATCGCCGACATCGCCAGCTACACGTGGGTCATCCGCAGTCCTGAATTACTGGAGATCGATCTATCTGAGTTCCCAGCTCTCAAGAAGTGGGTTGATGAGATCGGCAGGCGGGCTGCGGTGCAGAAGGGCGCGGACGTGCCTCGCCTTGACCGTACAGACGAGCAAAGGAAGGAGTTCATCCGAAACGCTCGCGCTAGGATTGATGGAATGACCAACTCGGATAAGAATTAA
- a CDS encoding flavin-containing monooxygenase (COG:Q;~EggNog:ENOG410PHTP;~InterPro:IPR020946,IPR036188;~PFAM:PF00743,PF13738,PF13450;~go_function: GO:0004499 - N,N-dimethylaniline monooxygenase activity [Evidence IEA];~go_function: GO:0050660 - flavin adenine dinucleotide binding [Evidence IEA];~go_function: GO:0050661 - NADP binding [Evidence IEA];~go_process: GO:0055114 - oxidation-reduction process [Evidence IEA]) — MNGHATALSESCFDVIIVGAGISGINAAYRIQEQLPNFSYAILEAREDLGGTWDLFRYPGIRSDSDLFTFGFAFNPWNHSNPIAEGSAIKQYMHDTARKYGIEEHILFRHRLSSAGWSTTDNTWSLSVDADGLPKTMTARFVIFGTGYYDYKQPLQAKIPDLDNFQGQVIHPQFWPEDLDYKNKKVVIIGSGATAITLLPNLADEAARVTMLQRSPTYIRSIPNRSSNGRLSYLLPSGIYHRLQREIWILRTRLFFLFCQHFPSLATWMLKRAVKQELPGHIAYDPHFKPYYNPWDQRMCVCPDGDFFTSLRLGKADVRTDTIKTVTAKGITLNAGETLDADIIVTATGLKLQIAGGAALSVDGQKIDISSKYLWNGVMLQDLPNAAFVIGYTNASWTLGADATAQCITRILKTLESRKLVAAIPRVDPQLNLQELPLLKLTSTYLNAGPRVLPRAADRGPWQPRDHYGKDIRFAKKGNIDDGLEFVQGPSLHLRKNVA, encoded by the coding sequence ATGAACGGCCACGCAACTGCACTGTCAGAGTCGTGCTTCGACGTGATTATCGTTGGTGCAGGTATTTCGGGCATCAACGCCGCCTATCGCATCCAAGAGCAGCTGCCTAACTTCAGCTATGCGATCCTCGAAGCTCGCGAGGACCTGGGTGGTACTTGGGACTTGTTCCGCTACCCTGGCATCCGCTCAGACTCGGATCTGTTTACCTTCGGCTTCGCCTTCAATCCTTGGAACCACTCCAACCCCATCGCAGAGGGCTCCGCGATCAAGCAATACATGCACGACACCGCCCGGAAGTATGGTATTGAGGAGCACATCCTATTCCGTCACCGTCTGTCGTCTGCCGGCTGGTCTACAACCGATAATACCTGGTCACTGTCCGTCGATGCGGACGGTTTACCCAAGACCATGACCGCGCGCTTCGTGATCTTCGGCACCGGCTACTACGACTACAAGCAGCCCCTGCAGGCTAAGATCCCCGATCTGGACAACTTCCAGGGGCAAGTGATCCACCCGCAATTCTGGCCCGAGGACCTCGACTATAAGAACAAGAAGGTCGTAATCATCGGCAGTGGCGCCACCGCGATCACTCTCCTGCCCAATCTGGCCGACGAGGCGGCGCGTGTGACAATGCTGCAGCGTAGTCCGACGTATATAAGGTCGATTCCCAACCGAAGCAGCAACGGCAGGCTATCCTACCTGCTGCCATCGGGCATCTACCACAGACTACAACGCGAGATCTGGATCCTAAGAACGCgactcttcttcctcttctgccAACACTTCCCCTCTTTGGCGACATGGATGCTGAAGCGAGCCGTGAAACAGGAACTCCCCGGCCACATCGCCTACGACCCACATTTCAAGCCCTATTACAACCCCTGGGACCAGCGAATGTGCGTCTGCCCAGATGGCGACTTCTTTACCAGCCTGCGCCTTGGCAAGGCTGACGTCCGCACCGACACCATTAAAACCGTGACCGCGAAGGGCATCACCCTCAACGCGGGTGAGACGCTCGACGCGGACATCATCGTCACCGCGACAGGACTCAAGCTGCAGATCGCCGGTGGCGCCGCGTTAAGCGTGGATGGGCAGAAGATCGACATCAGCTCGAAGTACCTGTGGAACGGAGTCATGCTGCAGGATCTTCCCAACGCCGCCTTCGTGATCGGATACACCAACGCTTCGTGGACACTGGGTGCCGACGCCACCGCACAATGCATCACCCGCATTCTCAAGACACTCGAGTCGCGCAAGCTCGTCGCTGCCATCCCGCGCGTGGACCCCCAGCTGAACCTCCAGGAGCttccgctgctgaagctcaCCTCGACATACCTCAACGCCGGTCCCCGTGTTCTGCCTCGCGCGGCGGATCGGGGTCCTTGGCAGCCGCGGGATCACTATGGCAAGGATATTCGCTTCGCGAAGAAGGGGAACATTGACGATGGGCTGGAGTTTGTGCAGGGCCCCAGTCTGCATTTGCGAAAGAACGTGGCTTGA
- a CDS encoding fungal specific transcription factor domain-containing protein (COG:S;~EggNog:ENOG410PFFY;~InterPro:IPR007219;~PFAM:PF04082;~go_function: GO:0003677 - DNA binding [Evidence IEA];~go_function: GO:0008270 - zinc ion binding [Evidence IEA];~go_process: GO:0006351 - transcription, DNA-templated [Evidence IEA]): protein MTYMLHDAPSIPPNYLRIIATSKSRNQEILTIIDPKSPPPAILLNAYVDAYFQHVFHRLPVVDRADLSSSRPSVALQQAICMVGTILRHPKGPDLLAENEKYYFNAKTLIHTSHEQDPITVLKVMCLFSTRNIAGPVLLNIDSPWQWLGIAIRLLQQMGLHREEICVAFINPGIARRIAWSLFIQDTLVSAAFGWPTCIKQNEFDVRPLTEEDFEASDIQSLLFIELAKIVNILARILDFQSRSPKDVQTQYMDILCSLKDWIRNLPTTIRIFDANGHRTYRRDAFELHLVYFATIISYFHLFNDHDITSAPNIVSLVASSCMACLYSEIDCRDDLSYLLGTHNWLLMVAAIPQLLYNAAECSLESDSHCSEELDILVSCLDQLQARIPGATVVLNAINRLRTSRNSGQVQNTATTLESRETVFFGEGYDILSFRDLFPFPNSLSPRLSLWELHAGHIFQGVETPMAAHDDLSRIFEEFSDLSRFTFPGVA from the exons ATGACCTACATGCTGCATGATGCTCCTAGTATTCCCCCAAACTATCTCCGGATAATAGCCACCTCAAAGAGCAGGAACCAGGAGATCTTGACAATAATAGACCCTAaatcaccaccaccggcaatTTTATTAAATGCCTACGTCGACGCCTACTTCCAACATGTTTTCCATCGATTGCCTGTTGTTGATCGTGCCGATTTATCTTCTAGCAGGCCCTCGGTCGCTCTTCAACAAGCGATTTGCATGGTAGGAACCATCCTACGGCATCCCAAGGGACCGGATCTGCTGGCTGAGAATgagaaatattatttcaATGCCAAGACCCTTATTCACACCAGCCACGAGCAGGACCCTATTACAGTTCTCAAGGTTATGTGTCTTTTCTCAACCCGCAACATCGCTGGCCCTGTGTTGCTGAACATTGATTCCCCGTGGCAGTGGTTAGGCATAGCAATAAGACTGCTACAGCAAATGGGTCTGCACCGCGAGGAGATATGTGTGGCCTTTATCAACCCAGGAATCGCACGCAGGATTGCATGGTCCCTTTTC ATTCAAGATACACTTGTGTCAGCTGCATTTGGATGGCCTACATGCATCAAACAAAATGAGTTTGACGTTCGACCCCTCACAGAAGAAGATTTCGAGGCTTCTGATATTCAATCCTTGCTTTTCATCGAGCTAGCCAagatagttaatattctGGCTCGTATATTAGACTTCCAATCGCGGTCCCCCAAAGATGTGCAAACACAG TATATGGATATCCTCTGTTCCTTGAAAGATTGGATCCGCAATCTTCCAACTACTATTCGCATTTTTGACGCCAATGGCCATCGAACGTACCGACGAGATGCTTTTGAACTACACCTTGTGTACTTTGCAACCATTATATCATACTTTCACCTGTTCAACGACCACGACATAACATCTGCCCCGAACATTGTATCGCTGGTCGCCTCTTCATGCATGGCCTGCCTATACAGTGAGATTGATTGCAGGGACGACCTTAGTTATCTTCTTGGTACACACAATTGGCTTTTAATGGTGGCGGCAATACCGCAGCTTCTGTACAACGCCGCCGAGTGCTCACTAGAATCGGATAGCCACTGCTCAGAAGAGCTTGACATTCTTGTCTCATGCTTGGACCAGCTTCAAGCAAGAATTCCGGGGGCAACAGTGGTCCTAAACGCAATCAACAGACTCCGAACCTCACGCAACAGCGGCCAAGTCCAAAATACAGCAACAACCTTGGAATCGCGCGAAACGGTCTTTTTTGGCGAAGGGTACGATATTCTAAGCTTCCGCGACTTGTTCCCATTTCCAAATTCGCTGTCACCAAGGCTTTCGCTGTGGGAACTTCATGCTGGGCATATATTCCAAGGGGTGGAAACTCCCATGGCCGCGCACGATGACCTGAGCCGGATCTTTGAAGAGTTCTCGGACCTTTCTCGATTTACGTTTCCCGGTGTAGCatag